In Kiritimatiellia bacterium, one genomic interval encodes:
- the rpsT gene encoding 30S ribosomal protein S20, producing the protein MPNIKSAEKRMRTSEKARRRNKAIRSAISTARRRFLEQLAAKEREKTNAAYRQYCSILDKAAKKGVIKKEKAVRRKRRAAAQIARIA; encoded by the coding sequence ATGCCCAATATAAAGAGCGCAGAAAAACGGATGCGCACCTCGGAAAAAGCGCGCCGCAGGAACAAAGCGATCCGTTCCGCCATCAGCACGGCGCGCCGCCGTTTTCTAGAACAGCTCGCCGCAAAGGAGAGGGAGAAAACAAACGCGGCTTACCGCCAATACTGCTCCATCCTGGATAAGGCCGCCAAAAAAGGCGTGATTAAGAAAGAGAAGGCGGTGCGGCGCAAACGCCGGGCCGCGGCGCAAATAGCGCGCATCGCGTAA
- a CDS encoding LptE family protein, with product MKNIKPLGALLVLLSALFLDGCAGYRLGSTLPPDIKTVYVPLFANRSREPLIENDATAALIAELQKDGTLKVVNLENADVVLECILTSVSLNPLRYDRADVARPNEYRLTLAATFVLKRVDDEEILCEASVIGEATFPFIGNLVSAKQSAMPKASEDLAKRIVEKAVEAW from the coding sequence ATGAAAAACATCAAGCCGCTGGGAGCGCTGTTGGTTTTGTTGTCCGCGTTGTTTCTGGATGGTTGCGCCGGTTACCGTCTTGGCAGCACCCTGCCTCCGGATATAAAAACCGTCTATGTGCCTCTTTTTGCCAACCGGTCCCGGGAGCCGTTGATTGAAAATGACGCCACGGCGGCGCTGATTGCCGAGCTGCAGAAAGACGGCACCTTGAAAGTGGTCAATCTTGAAAATGCCGATGTTGTCCTGGAATGCATTCTCACCTCGGTTTCGCTCAACCCCTTGCGGTATGACCGCGCCGATGTTGCCAGGCCGAATGAATACCGCCTGACGCTGGCCGCTACCTTCGTATTAAAACGCGTGGATGACGAGGAAATATTATGCGAGGCCAGCGTCATTGGCGAGGCCACTTTCCCGTTTATCGGCAACCTGGTCAGCGCGAAACAATCGGCCATGCCGAAGGCGTCCGAGGATTTGGCCAAGCGGATAGTGGAAAAGGCGGTTGAAGCCTGGTAA
- a CDS encoding tetratricopeptide repeat protein: protein MRSAIYIVLLAVVFFASGRDGFGQAAETDQKPQRIKHEKSWWSGGPHRDSPELQLEYAAGLEKAGKIRSATTAYRDLVYNWPESPQAPQAQRNYAQLLVRRGKLQKAFDEYQFLIETYPGFFPYHDVLECQYKIAEQIAERDRYFLLFKYQSPEEAIPLFEKMIQNGLQWKRSSDLQFRIARIYEKTGQYDLAIDAYGLYHQRYPMGPLAEQAFFSQAKCCYLYSRKHRNAGDLRENASLTFKSFLDWYPHSAMAPQARHYLQELETESAALLYQQARVYLKALSYADGRGDEKKQLAAAKISFQRLIYEFPSSRWADTARVQIRQIDERLERIK from the coding sequence ATGCGATCAGCGATTTATATTGTCTTGCTTGCCGTTGTTTTTTTTGCGTCCGGCCGGGACGGGTTCGGCCAGGCCGCGGAAACGGACCAGAAGCCGCAGCGGATAAAGCATGAAAAAAGCTGGTGGAGCGGGGGTCCCCACCGGGATTCGCCGGAGCTCCAGCTTGAATATGCCGCGGGCCTGGAAAAGGCGGGGAAAATCCGGTCGGCCACGACCGCCTACCGCGACCTGGTGTATAACTGGCCGGAATCGCCGCAGGCCCCGCAGGCCCAGCGCAATTATGCCCAACTGCTTGTCCGGCGCGGAAAACTGCAGAAAGCCTTTGACGAATACCAGTTTCTGATTGAAACTTATCCCGGTTTTTTTCCTTATCATGATGTTTTGGAATGTCAGTACAAAATAGCCGAACAGATAGCCGAGCGCGACCGTTATTTCCTGCTTTTCAAGTATCAGTCGCCGGAAGAAGCGATTCCCCTCTTTGAGAAAATGATCCAGAATGGGCTGCAATGGAAGCGCTCGTCGGATTTGCAGTTCCGCATCGCGCGGATTTACGAGAAAACCGGGCAATACGATCTGGCGATTGACGCCTATGGCCTGTATCATCAGCGTTACCCGATGGGGCCGCTTGCCGAGCAGGCTTTTTTCAGCCAGGCAAAATGCTGTTATCTTTATTCGCGCAAACACCGCAACGCGGGCGATTTGCGCGAAAATGCCAGCCTGACCTTCAAAAGTTTCCTGGACTGGTATCCCCATAGCGCCATGGCCCCCCAGGCGCGCCATTACCTGCAGGAACTGGAGACGGAATCGGCGGCTTTGCTCTATCAGCAGGCCCGCGTTTATTTGAAGGCCCTTTCTTACGCCGACGGCAGGGGGGATGAAAAAAAACAGCTGGCCGCCGCTAAAATAAGTTTTCAACGTCTGATCTATGAATTTCCCTCTTCCCGCTGGGCCGATACGGCCCGTGTCCAGATCAGACAGATAGACGAACGTTTGGAGCGCATCAAATGA
- a CDS encoding MBL fold metallo-hydrolase, which produces MKIAFLGTGTSIGVPAIGCDCAVCLSADPFNKRRRASLYIEAAGRQVVIDTPPDFREQALAFGLKRLDAVFYTHAHVDHILGFDDIRRFNQVQKEIIPVYGSAATLADISRIFPYIHFPEKPGLSYPRVSLNAVEKPFKIGGLRVIPVPVRHADIPTYGYRLEAEGRAFGYVPDCQELDEQAFAGLRELDILILDTLRRRPHPTHFSLSESVAVLQKLRPVQAYLTHIGHDLDHRQTSAELPAGIALAYDGLVVNL; this is translated from the coding sequence ATGAAAATTGCTTTTCTCGGCACGGGCACTTCCATCGGCGTGCCCGCCATCGGCTGCGACTGCGCGGTGTGTCTCTCCGCGGATCCTTTCAACAAGCGCCGGCGCGCCAGTCTCTATATTGAGGCGGCCGGCCGGCAGGTTGTTATTGACACTCCGCCTGATTTCCGCGAGCAGGCGCTGGCCTTCGGACTGAAGCGCCTGGATGCCGTGTTTTATACGCACGCCCATGTGGATCATATTCTCGGCTTTGACGATATCCGCCGCTTTAACCAAGTGCAGAAAGAAATCATCCCGGTTTACGGTTCGGCGGCGACACTGGCCGATATTTCCCGCATATTTCCCTACATCCATTTTCCGGAAAAACCCGGTCTTTCCTACCCGCGCGTCAGCCTCAATGCGGTGGAAAAACCTTTCAAAATCGGCGGTTTGCGCGTGATCCCGGTCCCGGTGCGGCACGCCGATATTCCCACTTACGGCTACCGGCTTGAGGCGGAAGGCCGCGCTTTCGGCTATGTGCCGGATTGCCAGGAGCTTGACGAACAAGCGTTTGCCGGCCTGCGGGAACTGGACATCCTCATTCTTGACACCCTGCGGCGCCGGCCGCATCCGACCCATTTCAGCCTTTCCGAGAGCGTCGCCGTTCTGCAAAAACTGCGCCCGGTTCAGGCTTATCTTACGCACATCGGCCACGATCTTGACCACCGGCAGACAAGCGCGGAACTGCCCGCAGGAATTGCCCTGGCTTATGACGGGCTGGTTGTTAATTTGTGA
- a CDS encoding sodium-translocating pyrophosphatase has protein sequence MLYRKFSAGVKILLAGIALAAFSAGACAGEADIKIPDLSQVRFEGLGGVSGVALMYLGIIICFIGAVFGLVQYLQTKALPVHETMRQVSRSIWETCKTYLFQQGKFLAILWTLIAVCMIYYFMGLQHEGLGKILVILLCSILGILGSYGVAWFGIRINTIANSRAAFAALHGNPFLTLGIPLRSGMSVGLLLVAVELFFMICILVFLPRELVGPCFIGFAIGESLGASVLRICGGIFTKIADIGSDLMKIVFKLPEDDPKNPGVIADCTGDNAGDSVGPTADGFETYGVTGVALIAFLALALTASPLICATLIIWIFAMRALMIATSLVSYFANELVSKALYAGKKDFDFEAPLTHLVWITSLVSIAVTFVASYFLIARQPGFQGDLWWVLSVIISCGTIAGALIPEFTKVFTSTNSRHVREVTNCSRHGGASLNILSGFVAGNFSAFWMGLVIMLLMFVSYHFSQNQALLAIMPQQLIFAAPIFAFGLVAFGFLGMGPVTIAVDSYGPVTDNAQSVYELSRIESQPDIAADIEKNFSFKPDFENAKYQLEKADGAGNTFKATAKPVLIGTAVVGATTMVFGIIILLENLFGGVVAKLSIVQPEIILGLIMGGAVIYWFTGASTQAVVTGAYRAVVYIKEHIKLDSATASMKDSKEVVRICTVYAQKGMWNIFIVVFCFALALPFFNPYFFIGYLIAIAFFGLFQAIFMANAGASWDNAKKIVEVDLRQKGTDLHAATVVGDTVGDPFKDTSSVAMNPVIKFTTLFGLLAVEIAVTMHSSALKTALGVFFAAVALVFVYRSFYSMRIPEGSGDNAI, from the coding sequence TGTTGTACCGGAAGTTTTCTGCGGGCGTCAAAATTCTCCTGGCCGGAATCGCGTTGGCCGCTTTCAGCGCCGGCGCCTGCGCCGGAGAGGCCGACATCAAGATTCCCGATCTTTCCCAGGTGAGGTTTGAGGGTTTGGGGGGCGTGAGCGGCGTGGCCCTTATGTATCTGGGGATAATCATTTGCTTCATCGGCGCGGTGTTCGGCCTGGTGCAATACCTGCAGACAAAAGCCCTTCCGGTGCATGAGACAATGCGGCAGGTTTCGCGTTCCATCTGGGAAACCTGCAAAACCTACCTTTTCCAGCAGGGCAAGTTCCTGGCCATTCTCTGGACTTTGATCGCGGTCTGCATGATTTATTACTTTATGGGGCTGCAGCACGAAGGCCTTGGCAAAATCCTGGTCATTCTGCTCTGTTCCATCCTCGGCATTCTCGGCTCGTACGGCGTGGCCTGGTTCGGCATCCGGATCAACACCATTGCTAATTCGCGCGCCGCTTTTGCGGCCTTGCATGGAAATCCCTTTCTCACCCTCGGCATCCCGCTCCGTTCCGGCATGAGCGTGGGGCTGCTCCTGGTGGCGGTGGAGCTCTTCTTCATGATTTGCATCCTGGTTTTTCTGCCGCGCGAGCTGGTCGGGCCCTGTTTCATCGGGTTTGCAATCGGCGAGTCGCTGGGCGCATCGGTACTGCGCATCTGCGGCGGAATTTTTACGAAAATCGCCGACATCGGCTCGGACCTGATGAAAATCGTCTTCAAGCTTCCCGAGGACGATCCTAAAAATCCGGGCGTGATAGCCGACTGCACCGGCGACAACGCCGGCGACTCGGTGGGACCGACCGCGGACGGCTTTGAAACCTACGGTGTTACCGGCGTGGCCCTGATCGCTTTCCTGGCGCTGGCGCTGACGGCCAGCCCGCTGATCTGCGCCACGCTCATCATCTGGATCTTTGCCATGCGCGCGCTGATGATTGCGACCTCCCTCGTTTCGTATTTCGCGAACGAACTCGTGAGCAAGGCGCTGTACGCCGGCAAAAAAGACTTTGACTTTGAAGCGCCGCTGACTCACCTGGTCTGGATAACCTCTCTGGTTTCCATTGCGGTTACTTTTGTCGCCAGTTATTTCCTGATTGCGCGCCAACCCGGATTCCAGGGCGATTTGTGGTGGGTGCTTTCGGTCATCATCAGCTGCGGCACCATTGCCGGCGCGCTGATTCCGGAATTCACCAAGGTGTTCACCAGCACCAATTCGCGCCATGTCAGGGAAGTGACCAATTGTTCCCGGCACGGCGGGGCTTCGCTCAATATTCTTTCCGGTTTCGTGGCCGGAAACTTTTCGGCCTTCTGGATGGGGCTGGTCATCATGCTCCTCATGTTCGTCTCCTATCATTTTTCGCAGAATCAGGCCCTGCTTGCCATCATGCCCCAGCAACTCATTTTTGCCGCGCCGATCTTCGCGTTCGGCCTGGTGGCCTTCGGGTTTCTGGGCATGGGGCCGGTAACCATCGCCGTGGACAGTTACGGGCCGGTTACGGACAACGCCCAGTCGGTTTACGAATTGAGCCGGATTGAAAGCCAGCCGGACATTGCGGCCGACATTGAAAAGAATTTCAGCTTCAAGCCCGATTTTGAAAACGCCAAGTATCAGCTTGAAAAGGCCGACGGCGCGGGCAACACCTTCAAGGCCACGGCCAAGCCGGTTCTGATCGGCACCGCCGTGGTCGGGGCCACCACGATGGTTTTCGGCATCATCATCCTGCTGGAAAACCTTTTCGGCGGCGTCGTTGCCAAGCTCAGCATTGTCCAGCCCGAAATTATCCTGGGGCTCATCATGGGCGGCGCGGTTATTTACTGGTTCACCGGCGCCTCGACGCAGGCGGTGGTAACCGGCGCCTATCGCGCGGTGGTCTACATCAAGGAACATATCAAGCTGGACAGCGCCACCGCTTCCATGAAGGACAGCAAGGAAGTCGTGCGCATCTGCACCGTCTACGCGCAGAAGGGCATGTGGAACATCTTTATCGTTGTGTTCTGCTTCGCGCTGGCCCTGCCTTTCTTCAACCCTTATTTCTTCATCGGCTATCTTATTGCCATCGCGTTTTTCGGATTGTTCCAGGCTATTTTCATGGCCAACGCCGGCGCCTCGTGGGATAACGCCAAGAAGATCGTGGAAGTTGATCTCCGCCAGAAAGGCACCGATTTGCATGCCGCCACCGTGGTCGGCGACACCGTCGGCGACCCGTTCAAGGACACCTCCTCGGTGGCCATGAACCCGGTCATCAAGTTCACCACGCTCTTCGGCCTGCTGGCCGTGGAAATCGCCGTGACCATGCATTCTTCCGCGTTGAAAACCGCGCTGGGTGTTTTCTTCGCCGCTGTGGCGCTGGTTTTTGTCTATCGCTCGTTCTACAGCATGCGCATCCCGGAGGGGAGTGGCGATAACGCGATATAA